In the genome of Luteitalea pratensis, the window CTCACGCGCGATCTGCCGCTGGAAGACGTGCCCGCTGGTTTCATTCATCTCGCGCACCAGACTGACGTGCTCGAGGACACGGGCACACCGACCGGCTCGTCTGCCACACCGCGTACTCTTGCCGGTCAGGACGAAGCGCAGCTCAGGGATCTCGCCGAACTGGCGATGCGCCGAGCGTCACCGTACAACCTGCGCTTCCGTGCGAGACGCGCTGGTCGTGTCCCTTCAAGTGGTGGAGATTGATCGGCGTCGTTTCGTGAGTGTGTGCGTACAACGCCAGAGTCTCCATGATTGCCTCGCGCGACAGCGCTGGCCAGCCCGCTTCGGCGGTTTGTGATGTATAGCCCCTGATCTCCAGCGGCCGATCTCGGTAGCGAGGACATCTTCGCAGGCAGGTCTTGGAGCGCCGGCGCGAATGAAGGCCGTCCCAGCATCTCGGGACGGCCTTTTCGTATTCCCGCGCCGCGCTACTTACAGGTCGAGGCGATCATCTTCAGATTGGCTACGCGCAGCGTGCCGGCAAGCCCTGTTTGCGAGGCCGTGGCACCCATGCTGGCCGTGCCGCCCGGAGCACCGGCCGCACCGCCAGCTGCGCCGCTACCCGTGCTCCCGCTGCCGGACGTACCAGGGCCGGCGTACCCGCTGCTGCCACTGCCGCCACCGGTGGCGCCGGCGCCGGTCGTCGCTGTGCCACCAGTCGCGCCCGACTGCGACGTTCCGGAGCTGCGTGCGGAAGTCGACGTCAGCGAGCCTGTGACCTCGATTTCGTGACCGACGTGCTTGGACAAGTCTGTCGAGGTATCAGCCATCAGGTGATAGACCTTGCCTCCCTGCTGGCCTGCTCCGCTCACGCGCAAGATGTACCCACCGCCAGCCCCAGCCGAGGCTGCATATCCAGCGGTGCGACCAGCGCCCGCGTCCTGTCCGCTCTGCGCGGTGGCGCCCTGGGTCCCTGCGGTCGCGCCGGTGCTGCCGGCCGCTCCGGTGCTGCCCGTGCTGGTGCTGCCTGTCGCCGTGCTTCCGGTGCTACTGGTAGTGGACGCGGCACTGCTCGGGGACGTGCCTTGGCTGCTCGTCGAGCTCGTGCTCGTGCCCGACTGGAGGCACCCTTGCAGCGTGGTTTGTTGAGCTTTGGAAGGCTCAGCCCCTGCGGTCGGGGACGAGGTCGATGCACCCTGCTGTTGAGCCAGGGCCGTCATGCTTGCCGCCACGGTAAATGCGGTCACAAAGTGGAATGTGCGCTTCATGCTTTTCCTCCGTCGTCGTGCAATGGGTCAGGCCGTGCGAGCGACTCCTCGGCCGGCTGTCCACGGCGAGCCAAGGCGCTTGCATATGCCTGTGCCCAAAGCAAGAAGTGAACCGCGCCTGCATGCCGACACGTGGGTGACGTTAAAAGCCGGAAAGGGTAGAGGAAAAACCCGTAGAGAGGTCGCTCCGGCGTAAGCCTCAGCGGCGCCCGGGTGTCTTCAGGGCACCGAAAGACCCCGAGTCGCTCGGTACATGTCGGCTAACGGGAATTTCGGGGTCCGGTCCGCGCGAAGCAGTCCGTTGGCCTCCTGATAGGTATCGGCAAACTGCGTGTAGCAGAACCCGGCAAAGATGCGCGACTCCTGTACGGTCTGCAACAGGATTGAATAGGCCGATTGCAGAGCCTCGCCGTTGTCGCATCGCGAGTAGCCCCATGTGGTCGGATCGCCTGAGCAGGCTATACCGCCGAACTCGGTGAGAACAATCGGATGCTCGAGGTTTGCGTGCCCCTCCAACACGAGGACGCGCCCACCGGGCTGCTCCTTGCGGAAGAGGCCCGGAACCACGTCGTCCGAGTAATAGCGTGCGCGGATTCGCTCGGGGTTCGGGTCGTAGTCGTGGATGCCGATGATGTCGGTCGCACTGCTTTCCCAGCCGTCATTCCCGACGACGGGCCGGTGAGGGTCCAGCGTGCGCGTGAGGTGATAGAGCGCATGCACGTAATGCCGGTGGGCGGCATTGTCGGGCAGATTCGGCACGCCCCACGATTCGTTGAACGGGACCCACGCGACGATGCAGGGGTGGCTGCGGTCACGCGCAAGCACTTCGAACCACTCCTCTGTGAGGCGTTGAACTGACGAGGACGTGAATCGGTAGGCGCTGGGCATCTCCTCCCAGACCAGCAACCCCAGACGATCGGCCCAGTACAGATATCGAGGGTCTTCGATCTTCTGGTGCTTGCGGACGCCATTGAAGCCCATCGCCTTGGCCAGGGCCACGTCCTGCCGCAGGGCCTCGTCGTCGGGTGCGGTGCTGCCTGACGCTGGCCAGTAGCCCTGATCAAGGACCATACGAAGGTAGTATGGGCGACCGTTCAGGACGAAGCGGTCAGCACTGACGGACACCTCCCGCAGAGCGGTGTAGCTGCACACCGTGTCGATAATCTCGCCCGTATCGGCCTTCAGTTCGAGACGGACGTCGAGCAATTGCGGATGCTCGGGGCTCCACAGGAGTTCATTGCGTGAGTCGTCAATACCGGGATCGGAGAAGCCAATTCGTCTCGACAGCTCGTCACCTGTCAGCCCGTACGAGTCGGCGGCAAGCAAGCGATCGCCGGCACGTATCGTCACATCGAGGTGCATGGGTTCGGTCACGGCTCCCGCGAACCAGCACTCCAGCTGCAATGCCCAGTCGAGGAGGCTCGGCGTCCAGCGCAGTCGTGCGAGCCACGTCGCGGGTACGCGTTCCATCCACACGGACTGCCAGATGCCGGTGGTACGCGGATACCAGATCGAGTGCGGCTGGGGCAGCCAATCCTGCTTGCCTCGTGGCTTGGCGAGGTCAAGGGGATCATCCTCCGCGCGCACGACGAGCGTGACCGGTTGGCCGCCTCCCATGTGCGTCGTGATGTCGCAATGGAAGGGCGTGTAGCCGCCTTCATGGGTTGCAACCAGCACACCGTCGACCCATACCGCGGCTCGGTAGTCCACGGCCCCGAAATGAAGGAGGATGCGCCCACCATCCGCGTCCCATGGCTCGAGCGTGCGGCGGTACCAGCAGTTCCTCACGTAACCCACGTGCGCAATGCCGCTAGCCGCGGTTTCGGGAGCGAACGGGACCCGTATCGAGCCGTGCCAAGTGACTGCCGTCGGATCCTGCCACGTCCCGCCCTGGTCGGCGGCGAACTCCCAGAGTCCGTCCAGCCGCCGCCACGGAGCGCGACGTAATTGCGGTCGCGGATAGTCGTGTGCATCCACCTGGTGCTCAGAGGCGGTGACCATCAACGATGTCGTTGGCAAGGTTGGGAAGCATTCGGTGGATGGTTGCAGCTATGGCCTCCGCGGAGACCGGCTTGGCCATGAGCATGGTCGCACCGGCGGTAGCTACTGCCTCTGCCTGCCCTGCTTCACTGCTCAACAGCAGGATGAAAAGCGCTGCAGTAGCGGTTGATGCGCGGAGATCCCGGCACAAGTTGATTGCGTCTGGATGTCTGTCGCTATTAGCTACCACAAACTGCAGCCGCCCGAACTGAGCCAATTCGAAAGCCTCGGTTGCCGTGCCCGCCTCGATGATCTGCATTCCCCGGCGACGAAGGCCCGCGGCCAGCGCTTGTCGACCGTGAGCGTCATGATCCATTAACAATCCCACGGCTATCGGCATGGTCGGTCTCGCAATGTTCTATGTTGGTTCTGCAACGGGACGGGTGCGACCCAGACCGCGCCAAGGAAAGGTTGTGGAAGGCTTGTTGCAATAAGCAGACCTGTGTCACCTTCCCTCTTTCAGTCCTTTTGGTGGGCCGGTTTTGAGTCCTCATGTCAGATGACGCGTCAGGGCGTCCGTCTCGACATGCTGGCGGCGACGCAGCACGACCACTTCGTGCAGGACGACTACGCACGACTCGCCAGCGTGAACATCAGCACCGTCCGCGATACCATCCGCTGGCATCTGGTCGAACCGTCACCGGGTGTGTTCGACTTCTCCTCCGTGCAGCCTTACGCCGCTGCCGCACACGCCCAGCGCGTTCAGGTCGTGTGGGATCTTCTTCACTACGGCGTCCCCCCGCACGTGGACACCATGGCCCCTGACTTCGCGGTTCGCTTCGCGAGTTACGCGGGCGCGGTCGCGCGCTTCCTGGCCTCGCGCACCATTGGGACGCCCTTTTACACGCCGATCAACGAAATCTCGTTTTACGCGTGGGCAGCCGCCGAGGTCGGGTGGTTCCACCCATACCTGATCGGTCGTGGTCCCGAGATGAAACGGCAGTTGGTGCGCGCGTGGATTGCGGCGGTCGACGCCATTCGCGCGGTCAGTCCAGACGCACGGTTCGTCTCGGTCGAGCCGCTCATTCATATCGTGCCGCCGCGGGGGCGGCTCGACTGGGAAGGTCAGGCCGAGGCGGCGCGGGAGGCCCAGTTCGAAGCGTGGGACATGCTGGTCGGCCAGAGAGATCCGTACCTCGGGGGCGCGAGCCGATATCTCGACGTGATCGGCGTGAACTTCTATCACGACAACGAATGGGAGGAGCCGGGCAACGTCCGTCTGCTCTGGCACGTGCTGCCACGAGACCCGCGGTGGGTACCCTTTCACGCGTTGGTCCAGGACGCGTACCGCCGGTACCGTCGCCCGATGGTGGTCGGCGAGACGAGCCACGTCGGCGAGGGACGGAGCGAATGGATTCGCGAAATGACGGAGGAAGTGGTGTTGGCACTCCACGCGGGGGTGCCTATCGAGGGCATCTGCCTCTACCCCATCCTCGATCGCTTCGAGTGGGAGGATTCCACGCACTGGCATAACAGTGGGTTGTGGGACCTCGCGCGTGAGGCGGACGGCACCCTTCGGCGGGTACTCAACGAACCATACGCGGCCGCCCTGGGGCGGAGTCAGCTGCGACTGGCCACCGTTGGGTGCAAGTAGTCGCGAGCCGCTCTGTGCGTCGCGCTGAGCGCGGGTGGATGCCTCATCGCCCCCCCCGCCTAGGCGACCGCTCCCTCTGCTTCCGGCAGCGCCGCGCGTTCGGCCCGCGGGACACTGGCCAGCTTGGCGAACAGTGTCAGCGCCTGCGCGGTGACCTGGTCCATGTTGTAGTACTTGTAGGTGGCCAGGCGACCCACGAAGTGCACACTGACCGCGGCGTCCGCCAGTGCCTTGTACTGCTGGTAGAGAAGCGCGTTTTCGGGCTTCGGCACCGGGTAGTACGGGTCGCCTTCAGCCTGCGGGTACTCGTACACGATGGTGGTCTTGGGATGGACCTGTCCCGTCAGGTGCTTGAACTCGGTGGTGCGCGTGTACGGATGATGGTTCGGGTAGTTGATCACGGCGACTGGCTGGGCCTGCGGCGTCTCGATGGTCTCGAACTGGAACCGCAGCGAGCGATAGGGAAGTTTGCCGTAGCGATAACCGAAGAACTCATCGATCGGACCAGTGTAGATGAGCTCACCGTAGGAGATTTCGTCCGCGATTTCTGCATACGATGTATTCAGCATCACCTTGATGTTGCGATGCGCCAGCATCCGCTCGAACATCCGCGTATAACCAGCGCGCGGCATCGCCTGGTACGTGTCGGTGAAATAGCGATCATCGCGATTGGTCCGCACCGGTACTCGGGCCGTGACCTGCGCGTCAAGTTCCGAGGGGTCCATCCCCCACTGCTTGCGGGTGTAGTTGCGGAAGAACTTCTCGTACAGTTCACGACCGACGCGGTTCACGATCACGTCCTCCGAGGTCGTGATCTTGTCGCAACGTTCCGCGGCAGCGCTGAAGAACCCTTCCACCTCGGGCGAACTGAGGTTGAGTCCGTACAGGCGGTTCACCGTATCGAGGTTGATGGGGATAGGCAGGAGCTGCCCGTCCACCGACGCGCGCACGCGATGCTCGTAGGGCCGCCACTCCGTGAACCGCGAGAGATAGTCGAACACCTCCCGCGCATTGGTGTGAAAGATGTGCGGACCGTACCGGTGCACGTGAACACCGGCGTCGTCGTAGTGGTCGTACGCGTTGCCGCCGATGTGCGACCGCTTGTCGATGAGCAGGACGCGCTTGTCCGCGACGCGCGCCAGGCGCTCGGCCAGCACGCTGCCCGCGAATCCCGCGCCGACAATCAAGTAGTCGAAGGCCATGAGTCTTTCTTTATGCGGCTGGGCCGGCAAACACAGGGTCAGTCGGGCCTGCGTGGGTGGAGCCCGGACGCCCCGTTGGCGCGACCGGTCGCGATGCCATCTCGATTAAGGCCTGCATGCCCTGCCACGTCCGGTCCCAAGACATCGTCGAGAGGAACGTATCAACCCGCTGCAGTCGCTCGGGGCCGTCTGCAAGCGCATTGTCGATGGCGCGGGCGAAGGTCCACGGATCGTCAGCGATCCGCACGAAGCCCCGCTCGCCGTACGGCTCCACCACGTCGGCGATGGAGGTGGACACGACCGGACGCCCAGCGGCCAGGTACTCGGGCGTCTTGGTCGGGCTGATGAACCGCGTCGCGTCGTTCCGCGCGAACGGCAGCATGGCGACGTCCCACCCCGCCAGATACGCAGGAAGCTCGTCATAGCCTTTCATGCCGAGGTAGTGGACATTGGGTGCAGACGGCAACGACGCGGGATCGACCTTGGCGGTCGGCCCCAGCATCACGAAGTGGTAGTCAGGTCGCACTGCCGCGAGGCCGCGCAGCAGGCCGATGTCGAGCCGTTCATCAATCACGCCGAAGAATCCGATGCGTGGGCGTGGCACGCCATCCTGATCCAGCGGACGTGCACCGCGCCAATGACGCGCCGCAGCGAAATGGCCGACGTCCACGCTGCTGGGAAAGGCATGCACCGACTTGTGCTGGTGCTTCTTGGCCTCGTAGAGGCTTCGGCCGCCGGTGAAGACGAGGTCGGCCCGCGCAAGCAGTTGCTGCTCCAAGGCGCGGAGTGCGGGCGGAGCACCCTGAAACAGCGACAGTTCGTCCATGCAGTCGTACACCACGACGCCTGCAGGCAGTGTGCTGGAGAACGCCCACGCCATGGGCGTGTAGTACCAGGTGAGCGGCATGTCAAAAGCCCGCGTACGCCACCAGGACTCCATCAACCCCTGCAATGCCAGGCGTTGTGCCGCCTCGTCGAGTCGCAACGGCAGTTGCGGTGTCACGACCGAGAGCTGCGGATTGACGGGAACAATCTCGAGTCGCGGCTCGCCTTCGGCAGTCTGCGGCTCCTCGACAAACCACACACGGCGGTCCTGCGACGCGCGGCTCAGCAAGTGTTGAGGGCGCTGCCACACGAAGTGCCATCGCAGATGCGAGAAGCAAATGAGGTCGGACATGGCTTCCCCGGAGTTGCTCATGCCACTCCCCTATACAACTCGTGTGCCGCTACGCGGTGATGACGGATCGAGGCGCGCTCCTCCAAAAGCGGTTGTCCGGTCACGTATGTCGACTGCCGGACTACGCGAGCGTTGGCGAACGCCCTACGTATGTATCCGAACCCTCCCGCACACATCGCCATGAATCCATGTCCCTCCGGTGCGCCACGCAATGGCGGTCACGCGGAGATCACGATGGCACGGTCGGACGATTCAGGATATTGGGTTGAACGGCATGGACCGATTAGGGATCACCCCAATGGGCCCGTGATGCCTGCTGTGTCATGCTGATAGGAGTCGCCCAGCCAACCCTGCAGCACGGCGAACTGCAGCAGCTCGATTCTCCCGTGGAGGCGGAGTTTGCGCATGCCGTTGGCCTTGTGCACTTCGACGGTCTTGACTACAACGTCCAACTGCTGCGCGATCTCCTTGTTGCTATGTCCCTGCGCACTCAAACGCAGCACCGTCAGTTCGCGGTCAGTCACCGAAGCCGCTCCCGGCTGGCGTTGGCGCTGACCAGAGGACAGAAAAGGCGCCGCCACGTGTCGCATGAGGGCCGAGTCGATGTACTGCCCACCGCCGGCGGCCGCACGGATGGCGTG includes:
- a CDS encoding beta-glucosidase gives rise to the protein MTRQGVRLDMLAATQHDHFVQDDYARLASVNISTVRDTIRWHLVEPSPGVFDFSSVQPYAAAAHAQRVQVVWDLLHYGVPPHVDTMAPDFAVRFASYAGAVARFLASRTIGTPFYTPINEISFYAWAAAEVGWFHPYLIGRGPEMKRQLVRAWIAAVDAIRAVSPDARFVSVEPLIHIVPPRGRLDWEGQAEAAREAQFEAWDMLVGQRDPYLGGASRYLDVIGVNFYHDNEWEEPGNVRLLWHVLPRDPRWVPFHALVQDAYRRYRRPMVVGETSHVGEGRSEWIREMTEEVVLALHAGVPIEGICLYPILDRFEWEDSTHWHNSGLWDLAREADGTLRRVLNEPYAAALGRSQLRLATVGCK
- a CDS encoding glycoside hydrolase family 2 protein, translating into MVTASEHQVDAHDYPRPQLRRAPWRRLDGLWEFAADQGGTWQDPTAVTWHGSIRVPFAPETAASGIAHVGYVRNCWYRRTLEPWDADGGRILLHFGAVDYRAAVWVDGVLVATHEGGYTPFHCDITTHMGGGQPVTLVVRAEDDPLDLAKPRGKQDWLPQPHSIWYPRTTGIWQSVWMERVPATWLARLRWTPSLLDWALQLECWFAGAVTEPMHLDVTIRAGDRLLAADSYGLTGDELSRRIGFSDPGIDDSRNELLWSPEHPQLLDVRLELKADTGEIIDTVCSYTALREVSVSADRFVLNGRPYYLRMVLDQGYWPASGSTAPDDEALRQDVALAKAMGFNGVRKHQKIEDPRYLYWADRLGLLVWEEMPSAYRFTSSSVQRLTEEWFEVLARDRSHPCIVAWVPFNESWGVPNLPDNAAHRHYVHALYHLTRTLDPHRPVVGNDGWESSATDIIGIHDYDPNPERIRARYYSDDVVPGLFRKEQPGGRVLVLEGHANLEHPIVLTEFGGIACSGDPTTWGYSRCDNGEALQSAYSILLQTVQESRIFAGFCYTQFADTYQEANGLLRADRTPKFPLADMYRATRGLSVP
- a CDS encoding response regulator — its product is MPIAVGLLMDHDAHGRQALAAGLRRRGMQIIEAGTATEAFELAQFGRLQFVVANSDRHPDAINLCRDLRASTATAALFILLLSSEAGQAEAVATAGATMLMAKPVSAEAIAATIHRMLPNLANDIVDGHRL
- a CDS encoding response regulator is translated as MNQPLRIVLVEDHATVRAGLRLLIDSQPDLAVVGEASNGDDAIRCAQRDGVDVVIMDLSMPGTSGLFAARALRESRPAVKVVVLTRHADQTYLQELLRAGVSGYVLKQSPHDELLHAIRAAAGGGQYIDSALMRHVAAPFLSSGQRQRQPGAASVTDRELTVLRLSAQGHSNKEIAQQLDVVVKTVEVHKANGMRKLRLHGRIELLQFAVLQGWLGDSYQHDTAGITGPLG
- the glf gene encoding UDP-galactopyranose mutase, with translation MAFDYLIVGAGFAGSVLAERLARVADKRVLLIDKRSHIGGNAYDHYDDAGVHVHRYGPHIFHTNAREVFDYLSRFTEWRPYEHRVRASVDGQLLPIPINLDTVNRLYGLNLSSPEVEGFFSAAAERCDKITTSEDVIVNRVGRELYEKFFRNYTRKQWGMDPSELDAQVTARVPVRTNRDDRYFTDTYQAMPRAGYTRMFERMLAHRNIKVMLNTSYAEIADEISYGELIYTGPIDEFFGYRYGKLPYRSLRFQFETIETPQAQPVAVINYPNHHPYTRTTEFKHLTGQVHPKTTIVYEYPQAEGDPYYPVPKPENALLYQQYKALADAAVSVHFVGRLATYKYYNMDQVTAQALTLFAKLASVPRAERAALPEAEGAVA
- a CDS encoding glycosyltransferase family 1 protein — encoded protein: MSNSGEAMSDLICFSHLRWHFVWQRPQHLLSRASQDRRVWFVEEPQTAEGEPRLEIVPVNPQLSVVTPQLPLRLDEAAQRLALQGLMESWWRTRAFDMPLTWYYTPMAWAFSSTLPAGVVVYDCMDELSLFQGAPPALRALEQQLLARADLVFTGGRSLYEAKKHQHKSVHAFPSSVDVGHFAAARHWRGARPLDQDGVPRPRIGFFGVIDERLDIGLLRGLAAVRPDYHFVMLGPTAKVDPASLPSAPNVHYLGMKGYDELPAYLAGWDVAMLPFARNDATRFISPTKTPEYLAAGRPVVSTSIADVVEPYGERGFVRIADDPWTFARAIDNALADGPERLQRVDTFLSTMSWDRTWQGMQALIEMASRPVAPTGRPGSTHAGPTDPVFAGPAA